A region of Vibrio porteresiae DSM 19223 DNA encodes the following proteins:
- the modC gene encoding molybdenum ABC transporter ATP-binding protein ModC produces the protein MSDLTLQFQKQLGETFFDIDIALPNRGITAIFGRSGAGKTSLINVISGLIRPDQGEIRISERVLFSSQSKINLPIEKRRVGYVFQEARLFPHYTVKGNLRYGIKQFDAAYFDSVVDLLAIRPLLERYPSALSGGEKQRVAIGRALLSQPDILLMDEPLASLDLPRKREVMPFLEQLADRIQIPILYVTHSLDEILRLANYLVLIQEGKVVNAGAVEAVWSSETMRPWHDLSEHSTLFSGEIVQQHHGYSITELRLAPEVPLWVRQVKGEVGSAVRLQIRATDVSLMLERPTATSIRNILPARVQQIEHRQQDEGGRYIDVKLELAPNCNLWATITEWALDDLGLKVGMDVFAQIKGVSISQQDVAVSR, from the coding sequence ATGAGTGACTTAACCTTACAATTTCAAAAGCAGTTAGGTGAAACCTTCTTCGATATTGATATCGCGCTGCCAAATCGTGGTATCACCGCGATATTTGGTCGTTCAGGTGCAGGGAAAACGTCGCTTATTAACGTGATTAGTGGGTTGATTCGTCCTGACCAAGGTGAGATCCGTATTTCTGAACGGGTGTTGTTTAGCAGTCAAAGTAAGATTAACTTACCGATTGAGAAACGCCGCGTCGGTTATGTGTTTCAAGAGGCGCGCCTTTTTCCTCACTACACGGTAAAAGGTAATTTGCGTTACGGTATTAAGCAATTTGATGCCGCCTACTTTGATTCAGTTGTTGACCTTCTGGCGATTCGCCCGTTACTCGAACGTTATCCCAGTGCCTTATCCGGTGGCGAGAAACAGCGCGTTGCAATTGGTCGTGCTCTGTTATCACAACCCGACATTTTGTTGATGGATGAACCGCTGGCGTCACTGGACTTGCCACGCAAGCGAGAAGTGATGCCGTTTTTGGAACAGCTCGCAGACCGCATTCAGATCCCAATCCTCTATGTGACTCATAGTTTGGATGAGATATTACGTCTCGCTAATTACCTTGTGCTGATCCAAGAGGGGAAGGTGGTGAACGCTGGAGCAGTAGAGGCGGTATGGAGTTCAGAAACCATGCGTCCTTGGCACGACTTAAGTGAGCACAGTACCTTGTTTTCCGGCGAGATTGTGCAGCAGCATCATGGCTATAGTATTACTGAGTTGCGCCTTGCCCCCGAAGTGCCCCTATGGGTACGACAGGTAAAAGGAGAGGTGGGCAGTGCAGTGCGTTTGCAAATCCGTGCTACCGATGTCTCTTTGATGCTTGAAAGACCTACAGCCACGTCAATTCGTAATATTTTGCCAGCGCGAGTGCAGCAGATAGAGCATCGGCAGCAGGACGAAGGTGGACGCTATATCGATGTGAAACTCGAATTAGCACCCAATTGCAATTTATGGGCAACCATTACCGAATGGGCACTGGATGACTTGGGTTTGAAAGTGGGCATGGATGTGTTTGCTCAGATCAAAGGGGTCAGCATTTCTCAGCAAGATGTGGCGGTGAGCCGTTAA
- a CDS encoding GGDEF domain-containing protein gives MINILQWYNASLSRRISSVFMVLLTILLIVIAFSINQLRVIDAEMKEVAYIDVPLNQIMERVEMLQLEQHILLEQFRLKERDPAGKMSPDQEYAYQKQQMKALLDQAVELIAQNLKANSIRFEKQQHQGLLDEIEAYHHHSDQFETALGDMLHNETISESSKQHLEQLANNLEQSVQQILTQIEQLTVDASRYTEKHEQEFFWVNMALGICALVIGFLLTGYIVQFFHKRIARMKHDIAQIDSSLTTGTPIPFPQVTDSADYLDEFSALEQELKLVMGRLAQEIENRELVEQQLLRLATHDKLTGAYNRHKWDDQLKWQVSLGQQGALFSLVLLDIDYFKRINDQFGHPVGDKVLTHLCQLIQSELDNTSMLFRIGGEEFAIILPLKNGQMALQFAETIRVKIEQSAEPGIPAYTVSMGVCECQAQDSVRTLFNRVDQCLYHAKGQGRNQVILE, from the coding sequence GTGATCAATATTTTACAGTGGTACAACGCTTCCCTGAGCCGTCGGATCAGCAGTGTCTTTATGGTGTTGTTGACGATTCTGCTGATCGTGATTGCTTTCTCCATTAATCAGTTACGTGTGATTGATGCGGAAATGAAAGAAGTGGCGTATATCGATGTGCCCCTCAACCAAATTATGGAACGGGTCGAGATGTTGCAGCTTGAGCAGCACATCTTGCTGGAGCAATTTCGCCTCAAAGAACGTGATCCTGCGGGGAAAATGAGCCCAGATCAAGAGTACGCTTATCAAAAGCAACAGATGAAAGCCTTGCTAGATCAGGCGGTGGAACTGATTGCCCAGAATCTGAAGGCGAACTCCATTCGTTTCGAAAAGCAGCAGCATCAGGGCTTACTCGATGAAATAGAAGCGTATCATCACCACAGCGATCAGTTTGAAACGGCACTAGGTGATATGCTGCATAACGAAACAATCAGTGAGAGTAGCAAGCAGCATCTTGAACAGTTGGCCAACAACTTGGAACAGTCGGTTCAACAAATATTAACCCAAATTGAACAGCTCACCGTCGATGCTAGCCGTTATACCGAAAAGCATGAACAGGAATTCTTTTGGGTTAACATGGCACTCGGTATTTGTGCACTGGTTATTGGGTTTCTGCTCACTGGCTATATTGTGCAGTTTTTCCATAAACGTATTGCCCGAATGAAACACGACATTGCGCAAATCGATTCTTCTTTAACGACGGGGACTCCGATTCCTTTTCCTCAAGTGACAGACTCTGCAGATTACTTGGATGAATTTTCTGCATTGGAACAAGAGCTTAAACTCGTGATGGGCCGTCTAGCTCAGGAAATTGAAAATAGAGAGTTAGTCGAGCAGCAGCTATTGCGTTTGGCCACCCATGATAAGTTGACTGGCGCATACAACCGTCATAAATGGGATGATCAGCTCAAGTGGCAAGTCTCTCTCGGTCAACAAGGGGCGCTATTTAGCTTAGTGCTGTTGGATATTGATTACTTCAAACGAATTAACGACCAATTTGGTCACCCTGTTGGTGATAAAGTCTTAACCCATTTATGTCAGTTGATTCAAAGTGAACTGGATAATACCTCAATGCTTTTTCGTATTGGTGGCGAAGAGTTTGCCATTATTCTCCCACTCAAAAATGGCCAGATGGCACTGCAATTTGCCGAAACGATCCGAGTCAAAATTGAGCAGAGTGCTGAACCGGGAATCCCTGCCTACACTGTCAGTATGGGAGTGTGTGAATGTCAGGCTCAAGATAGTGTGCGAACGCTATTTAATCGCGTTGATCAATGCCTCTATCATGCAAAAGGTCAAGGTCGTAACCAAGTGATTCTTGAGTAG
- the helD gene encoding DNA helicase IV, translating into MQLSANKTAQFFISNEYHQIELDKEILILSSRQTEERIPFHIWNGCVKLRHGLLWGSLQFFAHEESGVQRSWLVQGLPWPDCRDFANHVVSVYQQWHDKQCQQLSQYVPLWQQELARIQSIPSFLPHSLANNWANAVLSDLDKIGMSIEETYQRLPGSMTEMMPWLLNTSAQVGERNQHWLEQERLVWAPLFESIESSPLNLSQQQAVLLNDDHNLVLAGAGSGKTSVLTARVAYLLQSQLAQPEDILLVAFGKEAATEMEQRIRAKVGQQSEGVRVNTFHQLGLSILNRVEGSGVTLSPLALEENQKKAWCIDWLKRHWMTPTNFKRWQKHLSSWPIAYLTGDDELGSQVENPKLIAWLAQQLDQLAQLGLKKKELQERLIEHPDYARLNSELSLCWPCYQAWQQMLKENDQIDFNIMISRATDYVVKGKFPSPWKLIMIDEYQDISPQRLALIQALVEQTPQGCNLFAVGDDWQAIYQFAGADVNLTTRFSARFPHSTIHHLDTTYRFNEQIGLVANTFIAQNPNQLEKTLNSVKEQKQKAVYLAPTQNVEKILDQLNRKADSLKTVLLLGRNHYHKPELLKDWQQRYLSLKMEFMTCHASKGKEADYVILLCVDEGQFPAKVKAVHLDGALNQTQDDFPFAEERRLFYVALTRAKEKVWITHSGQGSVFVQELVNGDYPVIKQK; encoded by the coding sequence ATGCAGCTAAGCGCAAACAAGACTGCACAGTTTTTTATTTCTAACGAATATCATCAAATTGAGTTAGACAAAGAGATCCTGATTTTGTCGTCACGGCAAACAGAAGAGCGTATCCCCTTTCATATTTGGAACGGCTGCGTAAAGCTGCGCCATGGTTTACTGTGGGGCTCGCTGCAATTTTTTGCCCACGAAGAGTCGGGTGTGCAACGTTCGTGGTTGGTTCAAGGATTGCCTTGGCCCGATTGTCGCGACTTTGCTAATCATGTTGTCAGTGTTTACCAACAGTGGCACGACAAACAGTGCCAGCAACTTAGTCAATATGTGCCGTTATGGCAACAAGAATTGGCGCGAATTCAATCCATTCCTAGTTTCTTACCTCATTCACTTGCCAATAATTGGGCGAATGCAGTGTTAAGTGATCTCGATAAGATTGGCATGTCTATCGAAGAGACCTATCAACGCTTACCTGGCTCGATGACGGAGATGATGCCATGGTTGCTCAATACCTCTGCCCAAGTAGGGGAGCGCAATCAACATTGGCTAGAACAAGAACGCCTTGTTTGGGCACCTTTGTTTGAATCTATCGAATCTTCGCCACTCAACTTGAGTCAGCAACAAGCCGTGTTACTCAATGATGACCATAACCTAGTGTTGGCCGGTGCAGGTTCTGGCAAAACCAGTGTTCTGACCGCTCGTGTGGCTTATCTGCTCCAGAGTCAGTTAGCCCAGCCAGAAGACATTTTGCTGGTAGCATTTGGCAAAGAAGCCGCGACAGAGATGGAGCAGCGCATTCGAGCCAAAGTGGGTCAGCAAAGTGAAGGCGTTCGCGTCAATACGTTCCACCAACTGGGTTTGTCGATTCTTAATCGTGTAGAAGGCAGCGGGGTTACCTTGTCGCCGCTCGCATTGGAGGAGAATCAGAAAAAGGCGTGGTGCATCGATTGGCTAAAACGCCACTGGATGACGCCGACTAACTTCAAGCGTTGGCAAAAACATCTTTCGAGCTGGCCTATTGCCTATTTAACCGGTGATGACGAACTTGGCAGTCAAGTGGAAAACCCGAAACTGATTGCTTGGTTAGCGCAGCAGCTTGATCAGTTGGCACAGTTGGGCTTGAAAAAGAAAGAGCTCCAAGAGCGGCTGATTGAACATCCCGATTATGCGCGACTTAATAGTGAACTTAGTTTGTGTTGGCCATGCTACCAGGCGTGGCAACAGATGCTGAAAGAAAATGATCAAATCGATTTTAACATCATGATCAGCAGAGCCACTGACTATGTGGTGAAAGGCAAGTTCCCATCCCCTTGGAAGTTAATCATGATTGATGAGTACCAAGATATTTCGCCGCAGCGTTTGGCGCTGATTCAAGCCTTAGTTGAGCAAACGCCACAAGGGTGCAATCTCTTTGCGGTTGGGGATGATTGGCAGGCTATTTATCAATTTGCCGGGGCAGATGTTAATCTCACTACGCGTTTTTCGGCACGTTTCCCTCATTCTACGATTCATCATTTAGATACGACGTATCGCTTTAACGAGCAGATCGGTTTGGTAGCGAATACCTTTATCGCGCAAAACCCGAACCAGCTCGAAAAGACCCTCAATAGTGTCAAAGAGCAAAAGCAAAAAGCCGTTTATCTTGCTCCGACTCAGAATGTGGAAAAGATTCTCGACCAACTTAATCGTAAAGCGGATAGCTTAAAAACGGTGTTATTGCTGGGTCGTAACCACTATCACAAACCGGAATTGCTGAAAGATTGGCAACAGCGTTATCTCTCGCTAAAAATGGAGTTTATGACCTGTCATGCGAGTAAGGGCAAAGAGGCCGATTATGTGATTCTGTTGTGTGTCGATGAAGGACAGTTTCCTGCGAAAGTGAAAGCGGTCCACCTTGATGGAGCACTCAATCAGACTCAGGATGATTTTCCGTTTGCAGAAGAGCGTCGTCTATTTTATGTAGCGCTGACTCGCGCCAAGGAAAAAGTGTGGATTACCCACAGTGGACAAGGTTCGGTATTTGTTCAGGAATTGGTGAATGGCGATTATCCAGTGATCAAACAGAAATAG
- the yccS gene encoding YccS family putative transporter, producing the protein MPIANRFKLYWANKTLNYCALILVTLLAVVIPCWHYNLNTWVTPLILGVIAAALSERDDSFSGRLKAIALTFVCFAIASFSIEILFDHPLWFTLGLFTSTFGFIMLGAIGTRYASIAFASLLLAVYTMLGADQSTNIWFQPVLLLGGAAGYFLLSMIWYIVWPMQPVQQSLASVFQQLANYLDAKAQLFYPTSQFAPQPFRVSEANLNAATVNALNQCKAIFLTRAKRGHVDSASDRFLSIYFLAQDIHERVSSTHYRYQELGDHFGRSDILFRFKYLLETQAKACREVAECVRLGQSYDHSGDSVLALDELQLSLDHLKEQKRPEWRSLLAQLGYLFNNLVTVEKQLNNISNPDANKLEEEELEDNEPHSLKTMWAQLRANFHRDSLLFRHALRMSVALTLGYLILQGLGLGRGYWILLTTLFVCQPNYAATRQKITSRIIGTVIGLLIGVMLLTLFPSQESQLAFIVVSGVMFFAFRLNNYGFATGFITVLVLFCFNQLGQGYAVVIPRLTDTLIGCALAVGAVAFILPDWHSKRLHKVMADAIEANKRYLDQIIGQYRIGKNDNLSYRIARRNAHNQDAALAAAVNNMLAEPGRYRAASVESFRFLTLNHALLSYISALGAHRTRIDESVHKLVLDSHLVIHQHLDVLYQQLFNHCEQCDTSTIDDAGLEQKLAEWRDEDEGNARLVLQQLHLIYRMLPELHSLADKFAVRIERI; encoded by the coding sequence GTGCCGATTGCAAACCGCTTTAAGCTCTACTGGGCTAACAAAACCCTTAATTACTGTGCCTTAATTTTGGTCACCCTATTAGCCGTGGTGATTCCTTGTTGGCACTACAACCTAAATACGTGGGTCACTCCGCTTATTTTAGGCGTCATAGCGGCAGCCTTATCGGAACGCGACGACAGTTTTTCAGGTCGCCTCAAAGCCATCGCACTGACGTTTGTTTGCTTTGCCATCGCCTCATTTTCCATCGAAATCCTGTTTGATCACCCATTGTGGTTTACCTTAGGTCTGTTTACTTCCACCTTTGGTTTTATCATGCTGGGGGCGATTGGGACACGTTACGCGAGTATTGCGTTTGCTTCGCTTTTGCTTGCGGTCTACACCATGTTAGGCGCCGATCAAAGTACCAATATCTGGTTCCAACCGGTGTTATTACTCGGTGGTGCTGCTGGTTACTTCTTGCTGTCGATGATTTGGTACATTGTTTGGCCAATGCAGCCAGTACAACAAAGTTTAGCCTCAGTATTTCAACAGTTAGCGAACTATCTTGATGCCAAAGCGCAGCTGTTTTATCCAACATCGCAATTTGCTCCACAACCGTTTCGGGTCAGTGAGGCCAATTTGAATGCTGCTACCGTTAACGCTCTCAATCAATGCAAAGCGATCTTCTTAACTCGCGCTAAACGTGGCCATGTGGATAGTGCCAGTGACCGTTTTCTAAGCATCTATTTTTTAGCGCAAGACATTCATGAACGCGTGAGTTCAACGCACTATCGTTATCAGGAATTGGGCGACCATTTTGGACGTTCTGATATTCTATTTCGTTTTAAATATTTACTGGAAACCCAAGCGAAGGCGTGTCGCGAAGTCGCTGAATGTGTCCGGTTGGGTCAATCATACGATCACAGTGGTGACTCGGTACTGGCGCTCGATGAATTACAACTGTCACTCGATCATCTAAAAGAGCAAAAGCGCCCTGAATGGCGTTCACTGTTGGCGCAGTTAGGTTATCTCTTCAATAACTTAGTTACCGTAGAAAAGCAGCTTAACAACATCAGCAACCCCGATGCCAATAAGCTTGAAGAAGAAGAACTGGAAGATAACGAACCTCATTCACTGAAAACTATGTGGGCTCAGTTGCGAGCCAATTTCCACCGTGATTCACTGCTCTTTCGTCACGCGCTACGTATGTCAGTTGCTTTAACGCTCGGCTATCTCATATTACAGGGACTTGGATTGGGGCGCGGTTATTGGATTTTGCTCACCACGCTCTTTGTGTGTCAGCCAAACTATGCGGCAACACGGCAAAAAATCACGTCACGAATTATAGGGACCGTGATTGGCCTCTTAATTGGTGTGATGCTACTGACGCTCTTTCCGTCCCAAGAGAGCCAACTCGCCTTTATCGTTGTATCTGGGGTGATGTTCTTCGCTTTTCGCTTAAACAACTACGGCTTTGCCACCGGGTTTATTACGGTTTTGGTGTTGTTCTGCTTTAACCAACTTGGGCAAGGTTATGCAGTGGTGATTCCGCGTTTGACGGATACCTTGATCGGTTGTGCTCTTGCCGTTGGCGCAGTGGCTTTTATTTTGCCTGATTGGCATTCCAAGCGATTACATAAAGTGATGGCGGATGCGATTGAAGCCAATAAACGCTACCTTGATCAGATCATTGGCCAATATCGTATCGGTAAAAATGACAACTTAAGTTATCGCATCGCAAGACGTAATGCCCATAACCAGGATGCCGCCCTCGCGGCTGCGGTAAATAACATGCTGGCAGAACCTGGGCGCTATCGCGCGGCATCGGTGGAGAGCTTTCGTTTTCTCACCTTAAACCACGCGTTATTGAGTTACATTTCTGCTTTAGGTGCGCACCGCACGCGAATCGATGAAAGCGTGCATAAACTGGTACTCGATTCACATCTCGTGATCCACCAACATTTGGATGTGCTCTATCAACAGCTTTTTAATCATTGTGAACAGTGTGATACATCAACTATCGATGATGCAGGTCTTGAACAGAAACTCGCCGAATGGCGTGATGAAGATGAAGGCAATGCGCGTCTGGTTTTACAACAACTGCATCTAATCTATCGAATGCTGCCAGAATTACATTCACTTGCCGATAAATTTGCTGTCCGCATTGAACGTATATAA
- a CDS encoding hydroxymethylglutaryl-CoA reductase: MTHLESDQLSSALAPKRHTPLKKLVASGRLTPELVEKRWQVLGDKELQSALLDPTTTAHMAEYQNNIEHFIGTVKVPVGVAGPLRINGLHANGDYFVPLATTEAALVASYHRGCKLITAAGGASAMLLSEGVTRSPGFAFVSLIEAGQFVAWITTQFDQFKQLAENTTRYGRLNDINVNIEGNHVYLVFEYFTGDASGQNMVTIATNAIFDYIMKMSPVAPSYAFLDANLSGDKKPNAHTLRNVRGKKVTAEVHLPPYLIEKYLHTSVEKMVQFGHMTTTGGLLSGSIGINAHYANALAAFYIACGQDAACVAESAVGMTRFEQTKDGGLCASVTLPNIMVGTVGGGTSLPSQRACLELLGLHGSGKSRALAEVVAALCLAGELSIVGAFCAGHFSRAHHKLARGKS, translated from the coding sequence ATGACTCATCTCGAAAGTGATCAACTAAGTAGTGCCCTAGCACCAAAACGACATACTCCGTTGAAGAAACTGGTGGCCAGTGGGCGTCTCACCCCTGAGTTAGTCGAAAAACGGTGGCAGGTCCTTGGTGATAAAGAGCTGCAATCGGCCTTACTTGATCCCACCACTACTGCTCACATGGCTGAGTATCAAAACAATATTGAGCATTTTATTGGCACCGTAAAAGTGCCCGTTGGCGTCGCAGGACCACTTCGCATCAATGGGCTTCATGCTAACGGCGATTATTTTGTTCCCCTCGCCACCACTGAAGCGGCGTTGGTTGCGTCATATCATCGCGGTTGCAAACTGATCACGGCTGCCGGTGGTGCCTCTGCCATGCTGCTAAGTGAGGGGGTGACTCGTAGCCCAGGTTTTGCCTTTGTATCCTTGATTGAGGCTGGACAATTTGTCGCATGGATTACTACCCAATTTGACCAGTTTAAACAGCTAGCGGAAAACACCACCCGTTATGGCCGGCTCAATGACATCAACGTCAATATCGAAGGCAATCATGTCTATTTGGTGTTTGAGTATTTTACCGGCGATGCGAGTGGGCAAAATATGGTGACCATCGCCACTAACGCCATTTTTGATTACATCATGAAGATGTCGCCCGTGGCACCAAGCTATGCCTTTTTGGATGCCAATTTATCCGGTGATAAAAAGCCAAATGCCCATACATTACGTAATGTCCGCGGTAAAAAAGTGACCGCTGAAGTTCACTTACCGCCGTACCTAATTGAGAAATACCTCCACACCAGCGTGGAAAAAATGGTGCAATTTGGTCATATGACAACCACAGGTGGGCTATTAAGTGGTTCGATAGGAATTAACGCTCATTATGCCAATGCGTTAGCGGCATTCTACATAGCCTGTGGTCAGGACGCCGCTTGTGTTGCGGAATCAGCAGTAGGGATGACGCGCTTTGAGCAAACCAAAGATGGTGGTTTATGCGCTAGCGTGACCTTGCCTAATATCATGGTCGGAACCGTTGGAGGTGGTACATCTCTGCCCTCACAACGAGCATGCTTAGAACTACTGGGCTTGCACGGCTCAGGAAAATCGCGCGCTCTGGCTGAAGTGGTTGCTGCACTCTGTTTGGCTGGAGAGCTTTCCATCGTTGGCGCATTCTGTGCTGGGCACTTTTCCAGAGCCCATCATAAGCTTGCTCGCGGCAAATCATGA
- the modA gene encoding molybdate ABC transporter substrate-binding protein: protein MKKLALFISAALLTAPSFAKDEIHVYAASSMTNAINDLAAAYEKTHENVDVVTVYAASSSLARQIESGAPADVFLSANEKWVQYLVDKKVITADKVSLVAGNQLVLIEPAKANIKAFDVKDKGQWTKLLSDSRMAVGNVGSVPVGMYSKEALEHLGVWNTVEPKLAQANNVRLALALVERGEANLGMVYKTDAVLTDKVKIVSTFDEGLHTAIHYPLAQISDNAETADFVHYIQSADGKKVLNKYGFNTELGSQKFAAK, encoded by the coding sequence ATGAAAAAACTTGCACTTTTTATCAGCGCTGCGCTGTTAACCGCCCCATCTTTCGCTAAAGATGAAATCCACGTCTATGCAGCATCATCAATGACTAATGCCATTAACGACCTGGCTGCTGCTTATGAAAAAACTCATGAAAATGTTGATGTGGTAACTGTTTATGCGGCATCGTCTTCACTGGCTCGCCAAATCGAATCTGGTGCACCAGCTGACGTATTCCTTTCTGCTAATGAAAAATGGGTTCAATATTTAGTCGATAAAAAAGTGATCACCGCCGATAAAGTTTCCTTGGTTGCGGGTAACCAATTGGTGTTGATTGAACCTGCAAAAGCCAACATCAAAGCCTTTGATGTGAAAGATAAAGGTCAATGGACTAAGTTGTTGTCTGACAGCCGCATGGCAGTGGGTAACGTTGGCTCTGTGCCTGTGGGTATGTACTCTAAAGAAGCGTTGGAACATCTTGGTGTTTGGAATACCGTTGAGCCTAAACTGGCTCAAGCGAATAACGTACGTCTAGCGCTTGCTTTGGTTGAACGCGGTGAAGCGAACCTTGGTATGGTGTACAAAACCGATGCAGTATTGACTGATAAAGTGAAAATTGTGAGCACCTTTGATGAAGGTTTGCATACAGCGATTCATTACCCACTAGCGCAAATCAGCGATAATGCTGAAACTGCGGATTTTGTTCACTACATTCAATCTGCTGATGGTAAAAAAGTATTGAATAAATATGGTTTTAACACTGAGCTAGGAAGCCAAAAATTTGCTGCCAAATAA
- a CDS encoding YgiW/YdeI family stress tolerance OB fold protein, translating into MKKTTLLLTCALLAAPTLSFADDRDDRRGIDYNGPVEITPVKALLDDDSFFSDRDVVVEGHLVKRLREDLFLFSDGKHEIRVELDDDMHLPGPIDAKTKVRLFGEYENHRQPEIEVDYLQVM; encoded by the coding sequence ATGAAAAAGACCACTTTACTTTTGACCTGCGCACTACTGGCCGCACCTACCCTAAGCTTTGCCGACGACCGAGACGATCGTCGCGGTATTGATTACAACGGACCCGTTGAGATAACCCCGGTCAAAGCACTGCTCGACGATGACAGCTTTTTCTCTGATCGTGATGTTGTGGTGGAAGGACACCTGGTAAAACGTTTACGAGAGGATCTGTTTCTCTTTTCCGATGGAAAACATGAAATTCGCGTTGAGTTAGATGATGACATGCACTTGCCAGGTCCAATTGATGCAAAGACCAAAGTGCGCCTATTTGGTGAGTATGAGAACCATCGTCAGCCAGAAATCGAGGTGGATTACCTTCAGGTAATGTAA
- the modB gene encoding molybdate ABC transporter permease subunit: MPNNLHFLSDYELTALLLSLKVAGFTVLWLLPVGLLLGWLLARKEFAGKGLLDSIIHLPMVLPPVVVGYLLLISMGRKGFIGQWFADWFGITFSFSWRGAVLACAVIALPLMVRSIRLSIEGVDTKLEQAARTLGASPLKVFFTITLPLTIPGIITGVMLSFARSLGEFGATISFVSNIPGETQTIPLAMYNFLETPGAEMDAARLCIISIVIALVSLFISELVSRRMKLRLGASR, from the coding sequence CTGCCAAATAATCTGCATTTTCTCAGCGATTATGAACTAACAGCACTTTTGCTCAGCCTTAAAGTGGCTGGGTTTACGGTGTTATGGCTGCTGCCAGTCGGGCTTTTGCTCGGCTGGTTACTGGCCCGTAAAGAGTTTGCAGGCAAAGGGTTACTCGATAGCATTATTCATTTGCCTATGGTGCTTCCTCCAGTCGTTGTTGGCTATCTACTACTGATTAGTATGGGCCGTAAAGGTTTTATCGGTCAGTGGTTTGCCGATTGGTTTGGTATCACTTTTAGTTTTAGCTGGCGTGGAGCAGTCTTAGCCTGTGCGGTGATCGCTTTACCTTTGATGGTACGGTCAATTCGTTTAAGTATCGAAGGTGTCGATACCAAGCTCGAACAAGCGGCTAGAACCTTAGGTGCCTCACCTTTGAAAGTGTTTTTCACCATTACGTTGCCATTGACCATTCCCGGCATCATTACGGGTGTCATGCTTTCGTTTGCCCGCAGCTTAGGGGAATTTGGCGCCACGATCAGTTTTGTCTCCAATATTCCTGGTGAAACACAAACTATTCCGCTTGCGATGTACAACTTCTTAGAAACGCCTGGCGCTGAGATGGACGCGGCACGTTTATGCATCATCTCTATTGTGATTGCTTTGGTGTCGCTGTTTATCTCTGAATTAGTGAGCCGCAGAATGAAATTGCGTTTGGGAGCATCTCGATGA